In Paraburkholderia sp. BL10I2N1, a single genomic region encodes these proteins:
- the mgtA gene encoding magnesium-translocating P-type ATPase produces MQHESTNNQHTSRKKQKGFVSGTARREQISLAHVVREANESVAATLKQTFSSLDGLLRDDALERLQFAGPNEVAHDKAPHALVQLLLAFRNPFVLVLLGLSVITFFTDVYFASPDDRSWTGLSILLTMVSVSSLLRFFQEYRSNKAAQRLKSMVRTTATVTRRATVFAHPEKQEIAMRDLVVGDIVSLQAGDMIPADVRLIQSRDLFISQAALTGEALPVEKYDTLGAVTEKSVHASPDDQGDLLDMAHICFMGTNVISGTATAIVIATGADTYFGTLAKNVVSHKRVQTSFDRGVNSVSWLLIRFMLVMVPVVFLINGLTKGDWLSAVTFALAVAVGLTPEMLPMIVSANLARGAIAMARRKVVVKRLNSVQNFGAMDVLCTDKTGTLTQDKIILEHHLDINGNRDERILQLAWLNSFHQSGQKNLMDIAVVEHANEPGAPAKLTHYTKVDELPFDFVRRRLSVVVEGMDSNQLMVSKGAVEEMLAVSTHIQDGDTVHELTARERDMLVTRAEEYNKEGYRVLVVATREIAPAEAKSQYKTTDEANLVVRGFLTFLDPPKDSAAPAIRALYEHGVAVKVLTGDNPIVTTKICRDVGLDPGTPLLGRDIEAMGDARLAQMVEHTTVFAKLTPLQKARVVKALQANGHTVGFLGDGINDAPALRDADVGISVDTGADIAKETADIILLEKSLMVLEEGVIKGRETFGNILKYLNMTASSNFGNVFSVLIASAFLPWEPMLAMQLLIQNLIYDLSQMFLPWDRMDPDFLKKPRKWDAGNIGRFMVWLGPTSSVFDITTYVLLWTVFGAGAAFHLHGGGQAIMNSGWFIEGLVSQTLVVHMLRTRRIPFIQSTASLPVLLSTSAAIFVGCWLPFSPLAGALGFISLDHSYWLWLVATMFGYVMLTQVVKTLYIRRYGQWY; encoded by the coding sequence ATGCAACACGAATCCACAAATAATCAGCATACCTCCAGGAAGAAACAGAAAGGCTTTGTGTCTGGCACTGCCAGGCGCGAACAGATATCCCTCGCACATGTTGTGCGCGAAGCGAACGAATCTGTCGCCGCCACGCTAAAGCAGACGTTCAGCTCGCTCGACGGTCTTCTCAGGGACGACGCGCTGGAGCGGCTGCAGTTTGCTGGTCCCAACGAGGTCGCCCACGACAAGGCCCCGCACGCACTCGTACAGCTACTATTGGCCTTCAGGAATCCGTTCGTGCTGGTGCTGCTCGGTCTGTCCGTCATCACCTTCTTCACGGACGTGTACTTTGCTTCGCCGGACGATCGCAGCTGGACTGGACTCAGCATCCTGCTCACGATGGTGAGCGTCAGCAGCCTGCTGCGCTTCTTTCAGGAATACCGCTCGAACAAGGCCGCACAGCGACTCAAGTCCATGGTCCGTACGACAGCGACAGTGACCCGCCGCGCGACCGTGTTCGCGCATCCGGAGAAGCAGGAAATCGCGATGCGAGATCTGGTCGTCGGCGATATCGTCAGTCTTCAGGCGGGTGACATGATCCCCGCCGACGTCCGTTTGATCCAGTCGCGCGACCTGTTCATCAGTCAGGCCGCGTTGACAGGCGAGGCACTGCCGGTCGAGAAGTACGACACGCTTGGCGCCGTGACGGAAAAGTCCGTGCATGCCAGTCCCGATGATCAGGGCGATTTGCTCGACATGGCCCATATCTGCTTCATGGGAACCAATGTGATCAGCGGTACGGCAACGGCGATCGTCATTGCTACCGGTGCCGACACCTATTTCGGCACACTGGCGAAAAACGTGGTCAGTCATAAGCGCGTCCAGACCAGCTTCGATCGCGGTGTCAATAGCGTATCGTGGCTGCTGATCCGCTTCATGCTGGTGATGGTGCCGGTGGTGTTCCTGATCAACGGCTTGACCAAGGGCGACTGGCTGTCCGCGGTGACGTTCGCGCTGGCGGTAGCCGTCGGCCTGACACCGGAGATGCTGCCGATGATCGTGTCGGCGAATCTGGCCAGAGGCGCCATCGCAATGGCGCGGCGTAAGGTGGTGGTGAAACGCCTGAACTCGGTGCAGAACTTCGGCGCGATGGACGTCCTGTGTACGGACAAGACCGGCACACTCACGCAGGACAAAATCATCCTTGAACATCACCTCGACATCAACGGCAACAGGGACGAGCGGATTCTTCAACTTGCCTGGCTGAACAGCTTCCACCAGAGCGGACAGAAGAATCTGATGGACATCGCCGTCGTGGAACATGCCAATGAACCTGGCGCGCCGGCGAAGCTTACGCACTACACCAAGGTTGACGAACTGCCATTCGATTTCGTGCGCCGCAGACTGTCGGTGGTGGTCGAGGGGATGGACAGCAACCAGTTGATGGTGTCGAAGGGTGCTGTCGAAGAGATGCTGGCGGTGTCGACACACATTCAGGACGGAGACACGGTCCACGAGTTGACGGCACGCGAGCGCGACATGCTGGTCACACGGGCCGAGGAGTACAACAAGGAAGGATACCGAGTGCTGGTGGTCGCCACGCGTGAGATCGCGCCCGCCGAAGCGAAGTCCCAGTACAAGACCACTGACGAGGCGAACCTCGTGGTGCGCGGCTTCCTCACCTTCCTGGATCCGCCGAAGGATTCAGCTGCCCCCGCAATCCGTGCGCTGTACGAGCATGGCGTGGCGGTCAAGGTACTGACGGGCGACAACCCCATTGTCACGACGAAAATCTGCCGCGACGTGGGACTGGATCCGGGCACGCCGCTGCTCGGGCGCGACATCGAGGCGATGGGCGATGCCCGGCTTGCGCAGATGGTCGAACACACCACTGTCTTTGCGAAACTCACCCCGCTGCAAAAGGCAAGAGTGGTCAAAGCGCTTCAGGCTAACGGCCACACAGTCGGCTTCCTCGGCGATGGGATTAACGACGCGCCGGCGCTTCGTGATGCGGACGTCGGCATTTCGGTGGACACAGGGGCCGATATCGCGAAGGAAACCGCTGACATCATCCTGCTCGAAAAGAGCCTGATGGTGCTGGAGGAAGGGGTGATCAAGGGCCGCGAGACGTTCGGCAATATCCTGAAGTACCTGAACATGACGGCGAGCTCGAATTTCGGCAACGTGTTCTCGGTGCTGATCGCCTCCGCCTTTCTGCCATGGGAACCGATGCTGGCGATGCAGTTGCTGATCCAGAACCTGATCTACGACCTTTCGCAAATGTTTCTGCCGTGGGACCGGATGGATCCTGATTTCCTGAAAAAGCCGCGCAAGTGGGATGCAGGCAACATCGGGCGTTTCATGGTGTGGCTGGGACCCACGTCGTCGGTGTTCGACATTACGACCTATGTGCTGCTGTGGACGGTGTTCGGCGCTGGCGCGGCTTTCCATCTGCACGGCGGCGGCCAGGCCATCATGAATTCCGGCTGGTTCATCGAAGGTCTCGTCTCCCAGACTCTCGTTGTCCACATGCTGCGCACGCGCAGGATTCCGTTCATCCAGAGTACGGCGTCCCTTCCAGTGCTCCTGTCGACATCGGCTGCAATCTTCGTGGGCTGCTGGCTACCGTTTTCTCCGCTGGCCGGGGCATTGGGTTTCATTTCTCTGGATCACAGCTACTGGCTCTGGCTCGTCGCAACGATGTTCGGCTACGTGATGCTGACGCAGGTTGTGAAGACGCTGTATATCCGCCGTTACGGCCAGTGGTATTAG
- a CDS encoding porin: protein MSAKQNKFFSIPATTAATLAFLSANAHAQSSVTLYGELDTGLAYVSNVGGNAQYKTTTGLIDGSYWGLQGSEDLGGGNKAIFSLERGFSVTTGEGFDDHPFYVGLGNEAYGTVALGLQYDSIHDYFAPFTLTGGAGGTAFAHPFDNDNANNSYLARNSVKYTSAPFGGFSFGGMYAFSNGAGQFANNRAYSIGANYQNGPLNAGAAYLHVNGRGNTAGGAYDTVNLPGPNRDVFEANVRTQNTYGVGASYALGDFTVGTAWSRSTYSGVTDADSGSAVPSAGFSNYEINGLYQLTPTVWLAGMYTYTKGSGAHWNEGALQAGYQFSKRTDTYVETVYQRASSGAPAVINTSDPSAGRGQLLVAAGIRHRF, encoded by the coding sequence ATGTCAGCAAAACAGAACAAGTTTTTCAGCATTCCAGCAACCACCGCCGCCACGCTCGCGTTCCTCAGCGCGAACGCTCACGCGCAGAGCAGCGTAACGCTATATGGCGAGCTTGATACGGGGCTCGCGTATGTGAGTAACGTGGGCGGTAACGCGCAGTACAAAACCACCACCGGCCTGATCGACGGGAGCTACTGGGGTCTTCAAGGTTCCGAAGATCTCGGCGGTGGCAACAAGGCAATCTTTAGCCTCGAACGCGGGTTTTCCGTGACGACCGGCGAGGGCTTCGACGATCACCCGTTCTATGTCGGGCTCGGCAACGAAGCCTATGGCACTGTCGCGCTCGGTCTCCAGTACGACTCGATCCACGATTACTTCGCTCCGTTCACGCTGACGGGCGGCGCTGGCGGCACTGCATTCGCGCATCCGTTCGACAACGACAACGCGAATAACTCGTACCTTGCACGCAACTCAGTCAAGTACACGAGCGCGCCGTTCGGCGGGTTCAGCTTCGGCGGCATGTACGCGTTTTCGAACGGTGCTGGCCAGTTCGCGAACAACCGCGCATACAGCATCGGCGCGAACTACCAGAACGGCCCCCTCAACGCGGGCGCGGCTTACCTGCACGTGAACGGCCGTGGCAACACGGCGGGCGGTGCGTATGACACCGTGAATCTGCCCGGCCCGAATCGCGACGTATTCGAGGCGAACGTGCGGACGCAAAACACGTATGGTGTGGGCGCGAGCTACGCGCTCGGCGATTTTACGGTGGGCACCGCCTGGTCCCGTTCGACCTACAGCGGTGTGACCGATGCCGATTCCGGTTCGGCGGTGCCTTCGGCCGGCTTCAGCAACTATGAGATCAATGGCTTGTACCAACTGACGCCGACGGTGTGGCTCGCGGGCATGTACACGTACACGAAGGGCTCAGGTGCGCACTGGAACGAAGGCGCGCTGCAGGCTGGCTACCAGTTCTCGAAGCGCACCGATACGTATGTCGAGACGGTCTATCAGCGCGCTTCGTCGGGCGCCCCTGCCGTGATCAACACATCTGATCCGTCGGCGGGCCGCGGTCAGTTGCTTGTCGCGGCCGGTATTCGCCATCGTTTCTGA
- a CDS encoding 5-guanidino-2-oxopentanoate decarboxylase, with amino-acid sequence MNSPDTTSLFGHARGRSQPRPVSMQTCGEALVRLLERYGVDLVFGIPGVHTVELYRGLAGSSLRHITPRHEQGAGFMADGYARVTGKPGVCFVITGPGMTNIATAMAQAYADSIPMLVISSVNATRQLGSGAGRLHELPSQRAVFAGLTAFSHTLLNADELPQVLARAFAVFASERPRPVHIEIPLDVIVAPAGDMTSSAVVLPAKPAGAPAALDATAALLATARRPLILAGGGAIEAAAELCSLAERLQAPVALTINAKGLLPRGHALSIGSTQSLAATRALVREADVVLAVGTELGETDYDVVFDDGFAIDGKLVRIDIDPQQVMRNFRPDVAIVADAKLALTALDSRLATRPLPPRDPGWGAPRARTVRAAVNAGYDAPIRSQAVLLDTISDTLPEVVIVGDSTRPVYAGNFVFEAAAPRSWFNSSTGYGTLGYGLPAAIGARLASGNRPVICLIGDGGLQFTLPELASAVEAAVPVIVLLWNNRGYAEIRRYMVERDIEPIGVDIGTPNFLALARGFGCCAASADTPAVLANELRQAAGRRVPTLIEIDEQKWFDRVTGGPA; translated from the coding sequence ATGAACTCTCCTGATACCACTTCGCTCTTCGGCCATGCACGCGGGCGCAGCCAGCCCCGCCCGGTCAGTATGCAGACCTGCGGTGAAGCGCTCGTGAGGCTGCTCGAACGGTACGGCGTCGACCTGGTGTTCGGCATTCCCGGCGTTCATACGGTCGAGTTGTATCGTGGGCTGGCGGGGTCGTCGCTGCGCCACATCACACCCCGCCATGAGCAGGGCGCGGGGTTCATGGCCGACGGCTATGCGCGCGTGACGGGCAAGCCCGGCGTGTGCTTTGTTATCACCGGGCCAGGCATGACGAATATCGCAACCGCGATGGCGCAGGCTTATGCCGACTCGATCCCGATGCTCGTCATTTCCAGCGTCAACGCCACGCGCCAGCTCGGCAGCGGCGCCGGCCGGCTGCACGAACTGCCCTCGCAGCGCGCCGTATTCGCCGGGCTCACGGCGTTTTCCCACACGCTGCTGAACGCGGACGAACTGCCGCAAGTGCTGGCCCGCGCGTTCGCGGTGTTTGCGTCCGAGCGGCCGCGACCGGTCCACATCGAGATTCCGCTCGACGTGATCGTCGCCCCCGCAGGCGATATGACTTCCAGCGCGGTGGTGCTTCCGGCGAAGCCGGCCGGCGCACCCGCCGCGCTCGATGCGACTGCCGCCTTGCTCGCCACCGCGCGACGGCCGCTGATTCTGGCAGGCGGCGGAGCGATCGAGGCCGCCGCTGAGTTGTGCTCGCTCGCTGAACGTTTGCAGGCGCCGGTGGCGCTGACGATCAACGCGAAGGGTCTGCTGCCGCGCGGCCACGCGCTATCGATCGGTTCGACCCAGTCGCTCGCCGCGACGCGCGCCCTGGTACGCGAGGCCGACGTGGTACTTGCGGTGGGCACCGAACTCGGCGAGACCGACTACGACGTGGTATTCGACGATGGATTCGCAATCGACGGCAAGCTGGTCAGGATCGACATCGACCCTCAACAGGTCATGCGCAATTTCCGGCCCGATGTGGCAATCGTGGCTGATGCGAAGCTCGCGCTCACCGCACTGGACAGCAGGCTCGCCACGCGGCCGTTGCCGCCGCGCGATCCCGGCTGGGGCGCGCCGCGTGCGCGTACCGTGCGCGCCGCGGTCAACGCCGGCTACGACGCGCCGATTCGCTCGCAGGCGGTGCTGCTGGACACGATATCGGACACGCTGCCCGAGGTGGTCATCGTGGGCGATTCGACACGCCCGGTCTACGCTGGCAATTTCGTCTTCGAGGCGGCCGCCCCCAGGTCGTGGTTCAACTCATCGACAGGCTACGGCACGCTGGGCTACGGGTTGCCGGCCGCGATCGGCGCGCGGCTCGCGTCTGGCAACCGCCCCGTGATCTGCCTGATCGGCGACGGCGGCCTGCAGTTCACGCTGCCGGAACTGGCGAGCGCCGTCGAAGCCGCCGTGCCGGTGATCGTGCTGCTGTGGAACAACCGCGGCTATGCCGAAATCAGGAGATACATGGTCGAACGCGATATCGAGCCGATTGGCGTCGACATCGGCACGCCGAACTTCCTTGCGCTCGCGCGCGGCTTCGGCTGCTGTGCCGCGTCGGCCGATACGCCAGCCGTGCTGGCGAACGAACTCAGGCAGGCCGCGGGGCGCCGCGTGCCCACTTTGATCGAGATCGATGAACAGAAGTGGTTCGACCGTGTGACGGGAGGTCCGGCATGA
- a CDS encoding aldehyde dehydrogenase family protein gives MNAPNDMSFLTQLYIDGGWLDGAEGRRIPVLNPATGAWLADVAAGTAHDVERAVAGAARAFRAWRHTTGAARARYLHAIAAEVEVRRERLAMLQSLNNGKPQSEAHMDVDDVIATFRYYAQLAERLHHSTGEEVSIPSTEQRARICREPCGVAALIVPWNFPMVTTAWKLAPALAAGCTVVLKPSEITPLPELELASAIASVGLPAGVFNAVTGTGADVGAPLVAHPDVAKVSFTGSTGVGQTVMKTAADTLKGVSLELGGKSSIIVFDDADLDLAVDLVEAGGFFNSGQMCSATSRVLVARELAPRLLARLVERADRIVVGDPFAPGVQMGPLVNRAQFERVLGHIEQGIADGARLVTGGGRPAGAPEQGFFIAPTIFADVPATSALWRDEIFGPVLCMRVFDTEQEAVDVANDSNYGLVATVVTTDEARGERVARALEAGVVWVNTPQVIYPQTSWGGYKRSSIGRELGPFGLAAFQETKQVLTLRHAD, from the coding sequence ATGAATGCGCCAAACGACATGTCGTTCCTCACGCAGCTCTATATCGACGGCGGTTGGCTTGACGGCGCCGAGGGCCGGCGCATTCCGGTGCTCAACCCGGCAACCGGGGCGTGGCTCGCCGATGTGGCGGCAGGCACCGCACACGACGTCGAACGGGCAGTGGCCGGTGCGGCCCGCGCGTTCCGTGCGTGGCGGCACACGACCGGCGCTGCGCGCGCACGCTACCTGCACGCCATCGCGGCGGAAGTCGAGGTGCGGCGCGAGCGTCTCGCCATGCTGCAATCGCTGAACAACGGCAAACCGCAAAGTGAGGCGCACATGGATGTCGACGACGTGATCGCGACGTTTCGCTATTACGCCCAGCTGGCCGAGCGGCTGCACCACTCAACAGGCGAAGAAGTCAGCATCCCCAGCACCGAACAACGTGCGCGGATTTGCCGCGAACCGTGCGGCGTGGCGGCGCTGATCGTCCCGTGGAATTTCCCGATGGTGACGACGGCCTGGAAGCTCGCCCCGGCGCTTGCGGCCGGCTGCACCGTCGTGCTCAAGCCGTCCGAAATCACGCCCTTGCCGGAGCTCGAGCTGGCCTCGGCAATCGCGTCGGTCGGTTTGCCGGCGGGGGTCTTTAACGCCGTGACGGGCACCGGTGCGGATGTAGGTGCGCCGCTCGTCGCGCATCCGGACGTCGCGAAAGTATCGTTTACCGGCAGCACAGGGGTTGGTCAGACGGTAATGAAGACCGCCGCTGATACGCTCAAGGGCGTGAGCCTCGAACTCGGGGGCAAGTCGTCGATCATCGTGTTCGATGACGCCGACCTTGACCTCGCGGTCGACCTGGTCGAGGCGGGCGGCTTCTTCAACAGCGGGCAGATGTGTTCCGCGACGAGCCGGGTGCTGGTGGCGCGCGAACTCGCGCCCAGGTTGCTGGCGAGGCTGGTCGAGCGTGCGGATCGGATCGTCGTTGGCGACCCGTTTGCGCCGGGCGTCCAGATGGGGCCGCTCGTGAACCGTGCGCAGTTCGAACGGGTGCTCGGCCATATCGAACAGGGCATTGCCGACGGTGCCCGGCTCGTAACCGGCGGCGGCCGACCGGCCGGCGCACCGGAGCAGGGGTTTTTCATCGCGCCGACGATTTTTGCCGATGTGCCCGCGACGAGTGCTTTATGGCGCGATGAGATATTCGGCCCGGTCCTGTGCATGCGCGTATTCGACACGGAACAGGAAGCCGTAGACGTCGCCAATGACAGCAACTACGGGCTCGTGGCGACCGTCGTCACCACCGACGAGGCTCGCGGCGAACGCGTCGCCCGCGCGCTGGAGGCCGGCGTGGTGTGGGTCAACACACCGCAAGTGATCTATCCGCAGACCTCGTGGGGCGGCTACAAGCGCAGCAGCATCGGGCGCGAACTTGGCCCATTCGGACTGGCCGCCTTCCAGGAAACAAAGCAGGTGCTGACGCTTCGTCATGCCGATTGA
- a CDS encoding transporter substrate-binding domain-containing protein has translation MTTLHSLSRRTQRVFAVAAATLAFTGVAALSAFAPAAHADALDSIAKSGVVRIGVFEDYPPFGSIGPDMKPQGYDIDVANLIGKALNAKVELVPVTGDNRMAYLADNKTDMLLSVGQTPEREKVIDFSQPYAPYYLAVFGPKTLTVRNASDLAGKSISVARGTLEDLSVSKIAPPTAVIKRFDDPNGAISAFLSGQAQLMVVGNDVGATILARHPANDPEQKFKLFSSPDHVGLNKNELQLQQKVNETIARARKDGTMNTISEKWLRAPLPADL, from the coding sequence ATGACCACGCTTCACTCCCTCTCACGGCGCACCCAGCGTGTGTTCGCCGTGGCCGCCGCGACGCTGGCATTCACGGGCGTAGCCGCGCTGTCGGCATTCGCGCCGGCCGCCCATGCCGATGCGCTGGATTCGATTGCGAAGTCCGGCGTTGTGCGGATCGGCGTATTCGAAGACTATCCGCCATTCGGCTCGATCGGCCCGGACATGAAACCGCAAGGCTATGACATCGACGTTGCCAACCTCATCGGCAAAGCGCTTAACGCGAAGGTCGAACTGGTTCCGGTCACGGGCGACAACCGCATGGCCTACCTCGCGGACAACAAGACCGACATGCTGCTCTCCGTCGGTCAGACGCCGGAGCGCGAGAAAGTCATCGACTTCTCGCAACCGTACGCGCCGTATTACCTCGCGGTATTCGGGCCGAAGACACTGACGGTCAGGAACGCCAGCGACCTCGCCGGCAAGAGCATCTCGGTCGCCCGCGGCACGCTGGAAGATCTGAGCGTCAGCAAAATCGCGCCGCCGACCGCCGTGATCAAGCGTTTCGACGATCCGAACGGTGCGATTTCCGCCTTCCTCTCCGGACAGGCCCAGTTGATGGTGGTCGGCAACGACGTGGGGGCGACAATCCTCGCGCGTCACCCGGCGAATGATCCGGAGCAGAAATTCAAGCTGTTCAGTTCGCCCGATCACGTCGGCCTGAACAAGAACGAGCTGCAACTGCAGCAGAAGGTCAACGAGACGATTGCCCGCGCCCGCAAGGACGGCACGATGAACACGATTTCCGAGAAGTGGCTGCGCGCGCCGCTGCCAGCCGATCTTTGA
- a CDS encoding amino acid ABC transporter permease, whose protein sequence is MSYAFDFSGFGFYAGMLARGVAVTLGLTAVSTVLGGLVGIAGACVGVAGPRWARTLVAAYVELIRNTPFVVQLFFVFFGLPGLGIHIDEVQAAILAMTVNLGAYAIEIVRAGIDSIPRGQVQAAHALGLQGRQVFRHIVLPQAIANVFPALLSQVLIVMLGSAVVSQISVPDLTYAANFIQSRNFRSFESYLIVTATYLFLSIVLRQLLNRLGRGLFAGRTPRTTDVRRNWITRFVWRRAQTLTTERLT, encoded by the coding sequence ATGAGCTATGCATTCGATTTCAGCGGGTTCGGTTTTTACGCGGGCATGCTCGCGCGTGGTGTCGCCGTCACCTTGGGGCTCACTGCGGTATCGACCGTGCTCGGCGGGCTCGTCGGTATCGCGGGTGCGTGCGTCGGCGTCGCCGGGCCGCGCTGGGCCCGCACGCTGGTTGCGGCTTACGTTGAACTGATACGCAATACGCCGTTCGTCGTGCAACTGTTCTTTGTGTTCTTCGGGTTGCCGGGTCTGGGCATCCATATCGACGAAGTACAAGCGGCGATCCTCGCGATGACGGTCAATCTTGGCGCGTACGCCATCGAGATCGTGCGCGCCGGCATCGACTCGATTCCCCGCGGCCAGGTGCAGGCCGCCCACGCACTGGGCTTGCAGGGGCGTCAGGTGTTTCGCCATATAGTCCTGCCACAAGCGATCGCCAATGTGTTTCCCGCGTTGTTGAGCCAGGTGCTGATCGTCATGCTCGGTTCGGCGGTCGTGTCACAGATCTCAGTGCCCGATCTGACTTACGCGGCGAATTTCATCCAGTCGCGTAACTTCCGCTCGTTCGAGAGCTATCTGATCGTCACCGCGACGTATCTGTTCCTGTCGATCGTCTTGCGGCAATTGCTGAACCGGTTGGGCCGGGGCCTGTTTGCGGGACGCACGCCACGTACGACCGATGTGCGTCGAAACTGGATCACTCGATTCGTCTGGCGTCGCGCACAGACGCTGACCACGGAGCGCCTGACATGA
- a CDS encoding amino acid ABC transporter permease, with amino-acid sequence MNEFTLWDIARNLLLAARWTVLLSLIAFVCGGAVGLLLLAMRVSPLPWLRRIVTVYVELFQGTPLLMQLFLAFFGLPLLGVDVSPWAAATVTLTLYTSAYLADIWRGCVEAVPRGQWAAGASLGMTFSQQLRYIVWPQAKKIAVAPTVGFLVQVVKSTALTSIIGFIELTKTGSMITNTAFRPFPIYGMVALIYFAMCFPLTLYARRLEQMQHAQGRR; translated from the coding sequence ATGAACGAATTCACGTTGTGGGATATCGCGCGCAATCTGCTGCTTGCCGCGCGCTGGACCGTGCTGCTGTCGCTGATCGCCTTCGTGTGCGGCGGTGCAGTCGGACTTCTGTTGCTGGCGATGCGCGTATCGCCGTTGCCGTGGCTGCGCCGTATCGTCACGGTCTATGTGGAGCTTTTCCAGGGCACACCGTTGCTGATGCAACTGTTCCTCGCGTTCTTCGGCTTGCCGTTGCTCGGCGTGGACGTGTCGCCGTGGGCCGCTGCGACGGTAACGTTGACGCTCTACACCAGCGCCTATCTTGCCGATATCTGGCGCGGCTGCGTCGAGGCGGTGCCGCGCGGGCAGTGGGCCGCAGGCGCGAGTCTCGGCATGACGTTCAGCCAGCAGTTGCGCTACATCGTGTGGCCCCAGGCGAAGAAGATCGCGGTGGCGCCGACCGTCGGCTTTCTGGTGCAGGTGGTCAAGAGCACGGCGTTGACATCAATCATCGGCTTCATCGAGTTGACCAAGACCGGCTCGATGATCACCAACACAGCGTTCCGCCCGTTTCCAATTTACGGGATGGTCGCATTGATCTACTTTGCCATGTGCTTTCCGCTGACGTTGTACGCGCGCCGGCTGGAGCAGATGCAACACGCGCAAGGGCGCCGGTGA
- a CDS encoding amino acid ABC transporter ATP-binding protein translates to MISINNVSKWYGQFQVLTDCSTEVKKGEVVVVCGPSGSGKSTLIKTVNGLEPFQKGDITIDGQSLADRKTNLSKLRAKVGMVFQHFELFPHLSITENLTLAQIKVLGRSNDEANAKGLKLLDRVGLRAHADKYPGQLSGGQQQRVAIARALSMDPIAMLFDEPTSALDPEMINEVLDVMVELAQEGMTMMCVTHEMGFAKKVAHRVIFMDKGLIVEDDRKEEFFANPKSDRAKDFLAKILH, encoded by the coding sequence ATGATCTCAATCAACAATGTTTCGAAGTGGTACGGACAGTTCCAGGTACTGACCGACTGCTCGACGGAAGTGAAAAAAGGCGAAGTGGTCGTGGTGTGCGGCCCGTCGGGTTCGGGCAAGTCGACGCTCATCAAGACGGTGAACGGCCTTGAGCCGTTCCAGAAAGGCGACATCACGATCGACGGCCAGTCGCTCGCCGACAGGAAGACGAATCTGTCGAAGCTGCGCGCCAAGGTTGGAATGGTGTTCCAGCACTTCGAGCTGTTCCCGCATCTGTCGATTACCGAGAACCTGACGCTCGCGCAGATCAAGGTGCTCGGCCGTTCGAACGACGAAGCCAATGCGAAGGGCCTGAAACTGCTCGATCGCGTGGGCCTGCGTGCGCACGCGGACAAGTATCCGGGGCAGCTGTCGGGTGGTCAGCAGCAGCGCGTGGCGATCGCGCGTGCGTTGTCGATGGACCCCATCGCGATGCTGTTCGACGAACCGACCTCAGCACTCGATCCCGAGATGATCAACGAAGTGCTCGACGTAATGGTCGAACTTGCGCAGGAAGGCATGACGATGATGTGCGTCACCCACGAAATGGGTTTTGCGAAGAAGGTCGCGCATCGCGTGATCTTCATGGACAAAGGCCTCATCGTCGAAGACGACCGCAAGGAAGAGTTCTTCGCGAATCCAAAGTCGGATCGCGCGAAGGATTTTCTGGCGAAGATCCTGCATTAG
- a CDS encoding DUF1269 domain-containing protein, with amino-acid sequence MRRLYFLVPDTTTAKAIVDDLLRARITWRHIHVLANHSVALEQLPEASLLQSSDVVHSLERGVALGGATGALLGLVALVFPPAELAIAGGAVVALTLAGAGFGAWTATMIGVDEPNARLERFRGAIRDGQLLIMADVPGSREQEIEQMVAQHFPKADLEGAEPTTPIFP; translated from the coding sequence ATGAGACGTCTTTATTTCCTCGTACCTGACACGACGACGGCGAAGGCGATCGTAGACGACTTGCTGCGGGCGCGGATCACATGGCGACATATCCATGTCCTCGCGAATCACAGTGTCGCACTCGAACAGCTACCTGAGGCATCCTTGCTGCAAAGCAGCGACGTCGTGCACTCGCTCGAACGCGGCGTGGCGCTCGGCGGTGCGACCGGCGCGCTTCTCGGCCTCGTGGCACTGGTGTTTCCTCCCGCGGAGCTCGCAATTGCGGGCGGAGCCGTCGTGGCATTGACGTTGGCAGGTGCCGGCTTCGGGGCCTGGACGGCCACGATGATCGGCGTCGACGAACCGAATGCACGACTCGAGCGCTTTCGTGGCGCCATACGTGACGGCCAGCTCTTGATCATGGCCGACGTGCCTGGATCGCGAGAACAAGAGATCGAGCAGATGGTCGCGCAGCATTTTCCGAAGGCCGATCTCGAAGGCGCGGAGCCCACGACACCGATCTTCCCCTGA